Sequence from the Cydia strobilella chromosome 14, ilCydStro3.1, whole genome shotgun sequence genome:
attaccgTAATACACCTttacggctaccatgagttgacATTTGGGTCAAAACTCTTTACTTTGTCttgtttttgtccccaaaaaatgtgatgGAGTgaagctttttgtatggggtgaaatttagtttttaatttttctcaagataattataatctacagctaaaTCCATCCACCTTtccctcggttttcctctcctcgtacttccctccacattcattcttaatacctttctcgtcacatgactttacCAGTAACAGTAGCTATCATTTCtagatatcaaataaaaaaaatacaaatagaaaggtacatataatatttattcacaTACGAActatataataatacaataatatcaGAATAATTTGAATGAGAGCAATATGgcaatttacaaaaatatattatttaagtaatttacaattgataatatatttcaaattaagCTATATGTGCTTGATTGATTATCATAAGTACTCGGCAAAAGGATATATTTTTTGGTTTAGCCATTAATCCATTATCTACTAAATTAATGAGATTAGttgaaaattaattagaaagttaaatattttttctagggCTAAATATAACACAAACTTTATATGCGAGATATCTTATTACGTCAAAACTATTGCACGAGCATAATATTGGCTATGTGCGAAGTTGGTGGTGTCGGAAATATAAGCGACGCCAACGCACGACGTGGTGGAAATATGAACTTTTGTAGGATGACATCATCATAATATTTGGCAGCTCTCAACTGTCAAATTAGCAGTATATCTCACACACACTAGGGCGGCGCCACAGTCATGCACGGAGCGAATACCGACCGGTTTTACCACGTGACATAAAAATTACGTAgataattaattacctaaaaaaaattgccGAATTGAAGGTAAAGCATCATAACCACAGTCAATATTAGATATGCCAAGAATATTTGGAAACTAtacggccatttttttttaaattcggtATTTGGCCGAATACGAAGTAGTTAAGTACTATAGATACTTATTATTCAGCCGTTTTGCACCTATTGCAATAATGTCACTTTTCCGCaagaacgtcacattttatttgCATGGACACTCACTGCAGGCGGCGGAAAATTTAAAGTgctattaagatttttttattgaaagcaGTGTCAGttagtttaggtatttacaaaatatttcaaaCTTTACGTATAATATTTGTTCTTTGCATAGTCTTTTACGCGACCTTAGACaatagccaattttttttccgaGTCAAGTATTGAACTATATTGTATACAATGTACATAACTACATATTTACTTAACCATCGGCAAACAAGCAGGgcacaatttaattttattaacatcTAAACAAGCCCCATGAAAAATATGGCCACATCGAAACACCCAAATTCCGCCATCTTTGATCAAAAATTCATTCTGCAATGGTAACCCACAGTGGGCGCCTGTAGCCCCATTGTTAagcttttggacgccaatgaccgatatatacgcaccgtaggttcaacgccaaataccgattaatcggtcatagaccacagagcaagaTAGACCTACATGCtagtgcataaagttcaatttcagttttgacaccgGTGACGTGGCGtttggatgacagcttttgtgtttgacacggcgtcgaaaaggttaagtgCAAAAGTATTGTCAATAATTATTGATAGTGTGGTGTCAGTAATGATTGCAGGGTTTATTTTAACGTTACCGTTCTATGTATTCACAATTGGACTTAGTTTAACGCTTTAATTCGCAATGTAAATTAGAATtctcaaaaattttgaccctcTTTTTCCTAACTAGAATCATTAGGACAATCGAGCGACGTAGAGGCTTGAATTCACTTCCTCGGATATTTTTTGCGCTTTAAAAGGTTAACGAAAAGGATTCGTCTTGAAAAAATGccagttaaataaataactttctaTTTGACAGAAAGTAAACATATTATGGACATTTTTTATGGATTGGTTCATATTCCCTTAATTACGTCCAATTTACAATTTGATTTTACTTTGGCATCGGAAACAATCGGGGCACAATATTGTCAGTATGAGGCCATATATTTGAAAGGTTGATTTTATGATTATCATTCTAGCATCTAGCATTGCATTTTGCATTGTGTTGTTCATTATGTTCATACAATTTACAATAATATACAAATCTTACTTAGCCATCGGCAAACAATCGGGGCACAATTTAACTTTATTAACATCTAAACAAGCCCCATGAAAAATATGGCCACACCGAAACACCCAAAGTCCGCCATCTTTAATTAGAAACTCATTCTGCAACGGCAGTCCACATAACGCACAGTCCGTAGCCCCGTTACTGAGTGTGGGAATATTGTCAATAATTATTGACAGTGGGTCAGTGATGTTTGCAGGTTTGAGTCCCCAGTGTTGGGATTTGGCTGCTATGATGATGGGCAGTGCTGTGTGTTTGATGTCCCCGTTGACAGTTGTGCGTAGAATTTGACAGATCTGAAATGGAATTGACAATACGTTAGTTCTTCACAATAATTAATGAGTCTctagtaatattataacagagttagatgaaatttggtatggagatggTAGTTACATGGTGGGTGGTAGGTACATGGTAGTTATTATCGCAGAATTCCTTAAAGGTGTGAAAAGATGGGTGGAATTTACTATGAAAGTTGGACAAGTcctaatttataaattatatattatgctGCATTTATATGCCCACTGTCAGAAGTAATGATAGTGATAGTATTGTAAGgaatcatttaatttaattagtattttatatgtagctatttttaattgtgtattatatgtgatttaaaaatgtttacactaaaaataatttaatttattttgatttaccTTTGTATACTAATcttgttttgtaatttatttataagtttactaTGGATATCTTATGGAATGGGgatttaaatatcagaatagaaattgtacaacaaatccaatcaaaacctaattttatcgtaaaaaagtgtaataaaacgTACCTATATGGAAAATAAAATGccctagagcagaaacgtaacACTTAATAGAACAACAGCGACCCATTTTCAGAGCAAATTCATAATTTGTATGGATGATCGACGTATTGCGCTTAAATTTTTCAAACGcgccgcctttttctattgataaaatattttggcGTTTTATATCAAATATTTTAGTTACAATAAAACTTACCTCATTTCTCACATCCTCATATTCATAAGTGTTGTACAACACCTCAGTTATCTGCGTCACTATCGTGCTGTCATACTTCTCATACAACGACACCATCAAACAAGTATGATAGAATTTCATACTGATCTCGCCCGGCGCGATCAATAATGAATGTCTCTCCATCAGCTTTATAGCGTTCCTTCCACCCACTGACTTGATTATCATCGCTCCTAAATCATCCCAGTCTAACGTATCTTTTACGTTGATATTGTCGAactttttattacaattcaaaCATAAATTTGCATGAAGAGTCACGTACAATTGTATAGTACGATCCCATGTGTCTAATGTGAATTGGGGGAGATATGAGTGGAGTAAGTTTTCATCTAACATTTGAAGTAATATCCGTAAAACGTTCAAAAGGTCTTCGTTCCTTTGTAGGTATAAAATCTTTCTCCATAAATAAGGCATTTTCTTGCAAATGTCGTAGCATTGATCTCTTGTTTGACTCGCCCATTGCTTTTCTATAAATTCATCTATTAATGCTGAAAACATTGGTTTTTCATCTGTTTTCGAATACGGTAAAGGAAAACCACATTCACACCCCATTTCTGAGACTTTTCGAGTTTTTAAATTCACTGTTATACATGAGTCAACaaagtatttatataatgttTCATCTTTTAATATCGCATCTATATATTCAGCTTTCTTCGATGATAAGTTTAAATAAGTTAGGAATATATTATAAGGTGCATATTTTGATTCTTCCTTAGCTCCTACGGATATGCAATAATTTTCCAGCAATAACATAAGTCGATGGATTCCACTAATATCACAGGAATAGTTTTCTACTATTGATATTAAATTCGATTGTTCTTCTTTACTAACTAAACTTAGTCTAAAATATTGATACAGCGATTTACACACTTTGTCATCTAgattttctattttattgtCTATATCTATGGCCTTTGGACTAGACTCTTTGTAAATAATATCGTTATCTACTTCTATAGGAATATATTCGCTAGGATCTTCGTGCCGAGGTCTCCTTTCTGGCAATTGTACCTCTTGTATACTTTGCTTCTCAATACTGAAATGTTTCATTTTGTCTTCGAAGCCTTCCCATTTCTCTTTCAATTTCTTTTTGCTAGAATTAAGTTTGTCAGTCACTGTGACTCCTAAATCTTTGAAAGCTTGTAATGCTTCGGGTGTCAGATTTCcaaatttattttcttcattAGATTTACTTTCATCATCTGACAGACATGTCTGAGCATGATAAGTGTTGTCAACAACGAAAATGCCAGATTTCATTTGAGTTGCATCTTTTAAACTGTCAATTTTATCTAAAACCTTTTCTATATTTTTGATCGCATCTGGCTCAAGTTTCTCTCTAAGACCAACTAAAATGTGCAGTTTTGACGATAAGTTACTTGAAAGCAAGTAATCGCTAAACAAGGCACATATTTCAGCACAGAGAGCATATTTTTCATCTACATAGCACTTTAATAGAAACTTATcaattttcaaatatttcaaattcaACAAAGCACCGTTGCTTAGCCATATATACAGCtcgttattatatattttacaatcaACTATATCTTTATATGTATTAAACCACATAGTATCTTCAACGTCAtcgacatttaaaaaatataaagcatCTTTTTTGAAACTAAATATGGCActctttatattaaaaattttggaaaaattAACCGACTGACCTTCAGCTTCGCTTGTATCTTTATCTATACACAAATTTTCATTGTTATATGATTCTAAAGTGACTACTTTGTAATTTTCAGCTAAACAGTGTTTAAACTGATGTGTTCTCCTAACTGTACCATCGACGGTAGCCTCCCATAACCTAGAAGACGGTCTAGCGCAATATATGAGAGTATTCGCTAATTTCTCTCCAACGGCAAATCCAGCATCATCATCAACAATATTATACTTTTTTACTTCCTTTACATCTTTGGCGTTTTCTGTGGAATTTTCAACATTATCTTTAGTTACAAAACATGCTCCGAATTCCCCATCTCTTAGTTTCTGTCCGATCTGCCTGTATTGTTCTTGGGTTGTATTGCAGACATAGCATCTGGTGAGTGTCGATACGAGCAGCATGCAGTCCCGCATGTCTAGCTGGCATATTCGGGAGTCTAAGCTCATTATGGTCTGTGATGAACTTTGGAACATCGTTTTCGCCTGAAACGTGAATAGTGCTATATATAATAGAATACATTTAGTAATTtaagataataaacaacatttcTCTATTTCCCTAGCTTACCAAAATTTAACGGGATCTAATATTACTTTTACGTAAAAGAATAAAacgaatatgtggtattttctagaAAAAGGGACTTTAcagtcgatggcgcttacgccattataaacgatgctccgaaataaatacaatgacgCCCGACGCTgtgcagcgtaagcgccatcgacaataaggtccctttttatagaaaatgccccatattattcAGTAAATTGAAGGTAAATACCTAAACAGGTGCCATAATTATGTTATGACTATATTGTCAATGCAAAACTAAATGCTATTAAATTACAAATGCGTTGTGGACATTAAATGCAATTTACAGCCAGTTATTGACATGATAATGTATGCAGATGGCATGAAATTATACactattatgattatgacaaaCAGTATCACGCCACGGTTCTAtctagtacctatgtaggtatcATACTGCGCAGCGAatgtaaaagtattttaacATGGAAATTGTACTTTATATCAGTTTAGAGTAAAATTagtgttattagggttccgtactcgaAGGACGACAAACGGAATCAATGtgatgatacggaacccttgggacTCTGCAAGGTCGGGCCGCAATGGAAccaaagtattgtattgtagtttaaAGTTTCATATCAATACGGCTATACGATTAGAAATAGgttgaaataaaattgttactAAGTAACTTGCTTTTGTTACAAGCACAGAGTTGACAGGGTCGCTAAGACAAATCTGTGAATTCATGACAAGAAATTTTCACAGGCACACGTACTTATcggttaaataaatagaaagtGTGCCAAAAATACCTACACAGCTAGTTTTCTTTTATTGCTATTGATGCgtgatgtaaaatatttttcacctcagcagcttgaacaagcctactttcgtcactccctggagtgaggaaagtgcgactttcctcactcctgggagtgaaacaatgtagctttttaatttagtgaaggccatgaacttcatacggtacggtacggtacggtcttccgctttctcgggactcaaaataaacactcgcaagaaaaaccaactttcctctcttgttgcacaaataactattttctaattatttcaATAGGTACAGCCAACAACCCTTTTTTGTACGTAAACATTATTGTGCTTATTGTGCGTTATTTTTCTTTGACCATTGCTGTTTTTTGAAGTTTTCTGTTTTTTGcaacaataaatgactttttatttatttgattatcgAGTTTGAGATATTGGCCGCTCAGCGTCGACCTGTGAATGTGTGCGTGTCGCGCGTAAACTCGTGGTAATCGGCATTTTATGAATTCACACTTTTGTCTTAGCGACCGTCTGTTTCAAATTTGTGGTTACAAGTGAAGAGTTCACTTGTGAAGTTAATATAGTGTGTTATAagatacttacaataaaactgTGTAAGTGTAAGACGGATATCCGGCCCACGTCGTCTCCGGTGAACAGCAGGTTACCGCTCCAAGCCATGGCGGTGACCTCGTTGCCGGCATGCTcctaaaataagtacttacaaatAAGAGTTTAAAACTTTAACCTGGCCAAGACACTATTAATCCTTTGGTGTTTTATGTACTATGCTCTGTGCTTCAAGGAATAGTCTTTAAATAAATGTAGGACTACCATCCTTCCTACTTCCTACATGGAGGCGTTCAGTTGAAAAagaggctggctcaactggactcgattggaaagagctggaagtagccgctcaagatcgtgataaatggaggattcttctgcgagccctatgtccctaatgaggaTAACAGGAATACACCATCATCACCATCCTTCCTACTCCAGGTGTGGGatattttatcagttattaATGAAGAAATGCCAATGCATTATGAACTCTGGACATCAACAATTTGATAATTCAgtgctaatattgtcttcggttaccgcgatagttactcatgaaataaaactatgaaaacggattatatcgcgtatattgaatttataatacatcccgacgtttcgaactctttacagcgttcgtggtcaacgggtcagtcacccgttcgaaacgtcgggatgtattataaattcaatatacgcggtataatccgttttcatagttttatttcaattcagTGCTAGTTCAAACCGTCTAttatgagttgcgttctcgcggccgagtccatacttgaagtcgcgtaGATGTATGGaagcgcgcgagaacgcaactcatacTAGCCGGTCTGCTGCATAAAACTGTCTACACACACCTTAACAGGCCAGATTTCAAAGTAGATATCCACAATTCAAGACATATGGTCTCTGAGTGTCTAGTCCTAAAAATTAtgtgtattattatattg
This genomic interval carries:
- the LOC134747234 gene encoding BLOC-2 complex member HPS5 homolog; the protein is MSSNKLPPYVLLELPPVTDQINFPLKSAQRIKYTCFDASKSLIAFGATSGGIYIFNRTPCEFVQLVPNKDGAITRVAISKDEKHIACANGRGIVTVTDCDQACAHTVTSKEHAGNEVTAMAWSGNLLFTGDDVGRISVLHLHSFIAKTMFQSSSQTIMSLDSRICQLDMRDCMLLVSTLTRCYVCNTTQEQYRQIGQKLRDGEFGACFVTKDNVENSTENAKDVKEVKKYNIVDDDAGFAVGEKLANTLIYCARPSSRLWEATVDGTVRRTHQFKHCLAENYKVVTLESYNNENLCIDKDTSEAEGQSVNFSKIFNIKSAIFSFKKDALYFLNVDDVEDTMWFNTYKDIVDCKIYNNELYIWLSNGALLNLKYLKIDKFLLKCYVDEKYALCAEICALFSDYLLSSNLSSKLHILVGLREKLEPDAIKNIEKVLDKIDSLKDATQMKSGIFVVDNTYHAQTCLSDDESKSNEENKFGNLTPEALQAFKDLGVTVTDKLNSSKKKLKEKWEGFEDKMKHFSIEKQSIQEVQLPERRPRHEDPSEYIPIEVDNDIIYKESSPKAIDIDNKIENLDDKVCKSLYQYFRLSLVSKEEQSNLISIVENYSCDISGIHRLMLLLENYCISVGAKEESKYAPYNIFLTYLNLSSKKAEYIDAILKDETLYKYFVDSCITVNLKTRKVSEMGCECGFPLPYSKTDEKPMFSALIDEFIEKQWASQTRDQCYDICKKMPYLWRKILYLQRNEDLLNVLRILLQMLDENLLHSYLPQFTLDTWDRTIQLYVTLHANLCLNCNKKFDNINVKDTLDWDDLGAMIIKSVGGRNAIKLMERHSLLIAPGEISMKFYHTCLMVSLYEKYDSTIVTQITEVLYNTYEYEDVRNEICQILRTTVNGDIKHTALPIIIAAKSQHWGLKPANITDPLSIIIDNIPTLSNGATDCALCGLPLQNEFLIKDGGLWVFRCGHIFHGACLDVNKVKLCPDCLPMAK